AAATTACAAGCTGATAAATCAATATTGACTTGTAATTTAAAGTCAATTCCTTTTGTAAAAAAGGACGATAAATCAGATACATTTCTGCGCCCATAAATGCAAAAACACTATGGATAAGACCTTGAATGATTTCCTTACTATTATTAAATTCAAGCGGTAATAAGTTTGTCCATGTAAGGTCTGGAACCGCAAGCATTAAAAAAATGATAAAAATAAATATAAGCGGAATAAACATAACCCCAATATTAATAACGGTTTCCGGTCGACTTATATTACCATATAACGAAAGTGCAACAATAAATAAGATGATTATCCACTCGGGCGTTTGAGGCAAAACCCATGATGCTAAAACATATACCATATAGGCTAAAAATGTCGCAATCATTAAAAACCAATACACCTTATACACCCATTGGAAAAATGTATTCAAGTAAAAATACCGATAATACCGTTCAAAAAATAGTAATACTAAATAATGTAATATGGTTGCTACGATAAATAGCACCCATGCCTTATTTTTACTTTCGCTAATTAAAGGCGTTTGAAAGGAAATATAAATAATACCTGTTTCAATGAAAAACAATAGTAAAAAAAATTGCCCTTTAGATAACGAAAAATTCAAGGTGTATCACCATTCTTTACACTGTCATCTTTCGGTGAACTAAAAGATGTCACTTGGACGGTAGGTTTAAAGAACGGTCCTCGCACGAACACTTTATAGATTTCCTTTGGTTGAAATGGCACAATTGGAGAAAAGTATGGCTGTTTTAAAGAGCTTAAATTAATTAAATGAATCAATAAAACAACTACACCAATAACAATGCCAAAAAAACCAAATAGTGAGGCTAACACCATAAATGGAAAGCGTAGCATACGAATCGAAGTATTTAATTCTACTGAAGGCACTACATAGCTAGAGATTGCTGTTAAAGCAACAACTATCACCATTAAGTTCGATACTAAACCAGCACTCACAATAGCATCTCCTATAACTAATCCCCCGACAATGCCTATCGTC
This DNA window, taken from Lysinibacillus sp. FSL M8-0337, encodes the following:
- a CDS encoding GerAB/ArcD/ProY family transporter; amino-acid sequence: MNFSLSKGQFFLLLFFIETGIIYISFQTPLISESKNKAWVLFIVATILHYLVLLFFERYYRYFYLNTFFQWVYKVYWFLMIATFLAYMVYVLASWVLPQTPEWIIILFIVALSLYGNISRPETVINIGVMFIPLIFIFIIFLMLAVPDLTWTNLLPLEFNNSKEIIQGLIHSVFAFMGAEMYLIYRPFLQKELTLNYKSILIYQLVIFVFYLISVMFSQMFFTIEEIKLVPEPIIYILKSQEVTFVKRLDIFFVYIWLSWSIITVLIFNLTIRVVHFGIGKKGSKKAIVFYHILLAIIPLFFVKFKVIETMKYSFHYIILLFTFLLPILIILWNKWRGKTCIEKQ